In Candidatus Rokuibacteriota bacterium, the following proteins share a genomic window:
- a CDS encoding glycosyltransferase family 4 protein, translated as MSEPLRILQLYPKSDYFTGAAVQLLELARGLKDRGHHVVVATRPGEGWVEKCAEAGLPYHAVPMRSEADVRSVPPLVRILRQHRIQVVHAQKGKARTLALMAGLFTKIPVLILNRGVSFPIDAFGRLGYTTKRVTAIVAVSESIKRGLVSQGVPADKIHVVYSGTDTARFHPNVDRTRVRRELGLGPEHYLITQIGIRSRNGNDDTMDAMKTVAAQAPQARLLFVGANEAKARILREKAAARGLADRVLVFLYREDIPEILAASDVCVDASYAGLGITGTLREALAVETAVIGTELEGNPELITDGETGYLFPARDIDALARCILRMIEDPSRATAMARTGRKRVEEEFSVTAKLDRTEALYSRLLGSKRSA; from the coding sequence GTGAGCGAGCCGCTCAGGATCCTCCAGCTCTATCCGAAGAGCGACTACTTCACGGGCGCCGCCGTCCAGCTGCTCGAGCTGGCGCGGGGCTTGAAGGACCGCGGCCACCACGTGGTCGTGGCGACGCGGCCCGGCGAGGGCTGGGTCGAGAAGTGCGCCGAGGCCGGGCTGCCCTACCACGCCGTGCCCATGCGCTCCGAGGCGGACGTCAGGTCCGTGCCGCCGCTCGTGCGCATCCTCCGTCAGCACCGCATCCAGGTCGTCCACGCGCAGAAGGGCAAGGCGCGGACGCTGGCGCTCATGGCGGGCCTCTTCACGAAGATCCCGGTGCTCATCCTCAACCGCGGCGTCAGCTTCCCGATCGACGCGTTCGGCAGGCTCGGCTACACGACGAAGCGCGTGACGGCCATCGTCGCCGTCTCGGAGTCCATCAAGCGCGGGCTCGTCTCGCAGGGCGTTCCGGCGGACAAGATCCACGTCGTCTATTCAGGCACGGACACGGCCCGCTTCCACCCCAACGTGGACCGGACGCGCGTCCGCCGCGAGCTCGGCCTCGGGCCCGAGCACTACCTCATCACCCAGATCGGGATCCGGAGCCGGAACGGCAACGACGATACGATGGACGCGATGAAGACCGTGGCGGCGCAGGCGCCCCAGGCGCGGCTCCTCTTCGTGGGCGCCAACGAGGCCAAGGCCAGGATCCTCCGCGAGAAGGCCGCGGCCCGGGGCCTGGCCGATCGCGTCCTGGTCTTCCTCTACCGCGAGGACATCCCGGAGATCCTCGCCGCGAGCGACGTCTGCGTGGACGCCTCCTACGCCGGGCTCGGCATCACCGGCACGCTGCGGGAGGCTCTGGCAGTCGAGACCGCCGTCATCGGCACCGAGCTCGAGGGCAACCCCGAGCTCATCACCGACGGCGAGACCGGCTACCTCTTCCCTGCCCGGGACATCGACGCGTTGGCGCGCTGTATCCTGCGCATGATCGAGGACCCGAGCCGGGCCACCGCGATGGCGCGCACGGGACGCAAGCGCGTCGAGGAGGAGTTCTCGGTGACCGCGAAGCTCGACCGGACCGAGGCGCTCTACAGCCGCCTGCTAGGATCCAAGCGCTCCGCCTGA
- a CDS encoding ABC transporter ATP-binding protein, which yields MAAKPTYRLLLRLWPYLRPYLRWLLLGGCLALVVSSCEGFIAWLVKPALDDIFVKRDLFMLKVIPLVLLGTYVVKGFGRYWQSYLMAAVGERVIARIRRELYSHIQGMSLSFYSQMHSAELMTRVVNDVNRLARLSSTVLVMAVRQMGTIVALLTVMFIREWVLALIAVVIFPAVGVLYRTLGRKLYKIAKRAQEKMSELNIVLQEAFTGNKIVKAFGRERLQQERFDAVNDRLLRLALKDQRVDNLAEPLMEILGALGIMGAIWYGGYRVISGVLTPGEFFSFIAAVILLYGPVRQLGRMMNTVQQSLSSVERVFEILDTPPTITDPPRAQPLRDFHDRLVFEGVSFRYPEAEENTLSDISLTVRKGEMVAFVGMSGAGKTTLMDLVPRFHDVLAGRLVIDGRDIRDVSVASLRALMGIVTQETFLFADTIGYNIGYGRPGATQADIEHAARMAQAHEFVAALPEGYATPVGERGVKLSGGQRQRLAIARAFLKDPPILILDEATSDLDAESEFLVQQALGELMKNRTVLVIAHRLATVKHADRVVVVHNGRLVEIGTHEELMAREGGIYRRFATLQSLDALSAN from the coding sequence ATGGCCGCGAAGCCCACGTACCGCCTGCTGCTGAGACTCTGGCCCTATCTCCGCCCGTACCTGCGGTGGCTCCTCCTCGGCGGCTGCTTGGCCCTCGTCGTCTCCTCCTGCGAGGGCTTCATCGCCTGGCTCGTCAAGCCGGCGCTCGACGACATCTTCGTCAAGCGCGACCTCTTCATGCTGAAAGTCATCCCGCTGGTGCTCCTGGGCACCTACGTCGTCAAGGGTTTCGGCCGCTACTGGCAGTCCTATCTCATGGCAGCCGTGGGCGAGCGCGTGATCGCCCGCATCCGGCGGGAGCTCTACAGCCACATCCAGGGCATGTCCCTGTCCTTCTACTCGCAGATGCACTCGGCTGAGCTGATGACCCGCGTCGTCAACGACGTCAACCGCCTGGCAAGGCTGTCCTCCACGGTGCTGGTCATGGCCGTGCGTCAGATGGGCACCATCGTGGCGCTCCTGACCGTCATGTTCATCCGCGAGTGGGTGCTGGCGCTGATCGCCGTCGTCATCTTCCCCGCGGTCGGCGTGCTTTACCGGACGCTCGGGCGCAAGCTCTACAAGATCGCCAAGCGGGCGCAGGAGAAGATGAGCGAGCTCAACATCGTCCTGCAGGAAGCCTTCACCGGCAACAAGATCGTCAAGGCCTTCGGCCGCGAGCGTCTCCAGCAGGAGCGGTTCGACGCGGTGAACGACCGGCTCCTCCGGCTGGCGCTCAAGGACCAACGCGTGGACAACCTGGCCGAGCCGCTGATGGAGATCCTGGGCGCGCTCGGCATCATGGGCGCCATCTGGTACGGCGGCTACCGCGTCATCAGCGGAGTCCTGACCCCCGGCGAGTTCTTTTCCTTCATCGCTGCCGTCATCCTGCTCTACGGCCCGGTGCGCCAGCTGGGGCGCATGATGAACACCGTCCAGCAGTCGCTCTCGTCGGTCGAGCGCGTCTTTGAGATCCTCGACACGCCCCCGACCATCACCGACCCGCCGAGGGCCCAGCCGCTCCGGGACTTCCACGACCGCCTCGTCTTCGAGGGGGTCTCCTTCCGCTACCCGGAGGCCGAGGAGAACACGCTCAGCGACATCTCGCTGACCGTGCGCAAGGGCGAGATGGTCGCCTTCGTCGGGATGTCCGGGGCAGGCAAGACGACGCTCATGGATCTCGTGCCACGCTTCCACGATGTCCTGGCCGGCCGCCTCGTGATCGACGGCCGCGACATCCGCGACGTCTCCGTCGCCTCGCTGCGGGCGCTCATGGGCATCGTCACGCAGGAGACCTTCCTCTTCGCCGACACCATCGGGTACAACATCGGCTACGGCCGACCCGGCGCCACGCAGGCCGACATCGAGCACGCCGCGCGGATGGCGCAGGCCCACGAATTCGTCGCCGCGCTTCCGGAAGGATACGCGACGCCCGTGGGCGAGCGCGGCGTCAAGCTCTCGGGCGGCCAGCGCCAGCGCCTCGCCATCGCCCGCGCCTTTCTCAAGGACCCGCCCATCCTCATCCTGGACGAGGCGACCTCCGACCTCGACGCCGAAAGCGAGTTCCTGGTCCAGCAGGCGCTCGGGGAGCTGATGAAGAACCGCACGGTGCTGGTCATCGCCCACCGCCTGGCGACGGTGAAGCACGCCGACCGCGTGGTGGTCGTCCACAACGGCAGGCTCGTCGAGATCGGCACTCACGAGGAGCTGATGGCGCGCGAGGGCGGGATCTACCGGCGTTTCGCGACGCTGCAGTCCCTCGACGCCCTCTCCGCCAACTAG
- a CDS encoding YaaC family protein: MSEIPDEGKRLVQFHSNLTNDAEITALYKLVRSFIRQAETYYRAARTLHYRSSALLYYYCFLNLAKAVLSVRGLPYDARHGLTSKIDAANIDTAAQAVEVHAAGVFPAFYQQQVQATLPHGVRLDIKNLLGYVAQVAYQYETAKLGRSAVYHSCYARLLGHFPNDQGWWTIAVPRDYDFTALPTPNRQRFDDEFEEVELSKESARECFGIFATSLPAYRFYQSKTVTTWSTGIPRELPLVSLFGCMEGYIEPKYVEDGCDFTLSRPFIHPFGPFRMTELPAIYLVMFYLGSLVRYRPDYLDDLLETRAAWMLEGFVTSAPLTALRAFVSKITDKVYVFNK, encoded by the coding sequence GTGTCCGAAATTCCTGACGAAGGAAAGCGCCTTGTGCAGTTCCACTCCAATCTAACCAATGACGCCGAAATTACAGCGCTGTACAAATTGGTCAGGAGTTTTATCCGTCAAGCGGAGACTTACTACCGCGCGGCCCGCACTCTGCACTACCGTTCCAGCGCCCTCCTCTACTACTATTGCTTCCTCAACCTCGCCAAAGCGGTATTGAGCGTACGTGGCTTGCCGTACGACGCGCGTCATGGACTCACATCGAAAATCGATGCAGCTAACATTGACACGGCGGCTCAGGCAGTGGAAGTCCACGCCGCCGGCGTGTTTCCCGCATTCTATCAGCAGCAGGTCCAGGCCACACTGCCGCACGGTGTTCGTTTAGACATCAAGAATCTCTTGGGGTACGTTGCCCAGGTTGCATATCAGTATGAGACCGCGAAGCTGGGACGGTCGGCAGTGTACCATAGCTGTTACGCCCGCTTGCTCGGTCACTTCCCCAATGATCAAGGCTGGTGGACTATTGCAGTGCCGAGGGATTACGACTTCACCGCGTTGCCAACACCGAATAGGCAGCGCTTCGATGACGAGTTCGAGGAAGTGGAACTATCGAAAGAAAGCGCACGAGAGTGCTTTGGCATCTTTGCTACTAGCCTCCCGGCGTATCGCTTCTATCAAAGCAAGACGGTCACGACATGGAGCACCGGCATTCCTAGAGAGCTTCCGCTGGTTTCGCTCTTTGGTTGCATGGAAGGCTACATCGAACCCAAGTACGTTGAGGACGGGTGTGACTTTACTCTATCGAGACCGTTCATACACCCGTTTGGCCCCTTCAGAATGACCGAACTGCCGGCGATCTACCTCGTCATGTTCTACCTAGGCTCGCTTGTGCGCTATCGCCCAGACTACCTAGACGACCTCCTTGAAACGCGCGCTGCGTGGATGCTGGAAGGCTTTGTCACCTCAGCTCCCCTTACGGCGCTACGAGCATTCGTCTCGAAGATCACGGACAAGGTGTACGTGTTCAACAAATGA
- a CDS encoding DUF4145 domain-containing protein, which produces MKCPHCLVEFHDSWTDALIMWPHDDYLTDENSYWHVRATKCPTCRRAIIGLRTADGNQKPLRDVAAWPRGIARAPLPPEVTDPFATDYREACLVLADSPKASAALSRRCLQLLLREKAGVKPSDLYEEISEVLASKTLPTHLAEAIDAIRQIGKFAAHPNKSKHTGEILDVEPGEAEWSLDVLESLFDFYFVEPARLAAKKDALNKKLGEAGQKPMK; this is translated from the coding sequence ATGAAGTGCCCGCATTGCCTTGTCGAGTTCCACGATTCGTGGACGGACGCCCTCATCATGTGGCCGCACGATGATTACCTCACCGACGAGAACAGCTACTGGCACGTTCGCGCCACGAAGTGTCCTACCTGTAGGCGGGCGATCATTGGGCTGAGGACGGCCGATGGGAACCAAAAGCCTCTTCGAGATGTGGCGGCCTGGCCCCGGGGCATCGCGCGGGCACCGCTTCCCCCTGAGGTAACGGACCCATTCGCGACCGATTACCGCGAGGCGTGCCTCGTGCTCGCTGACAGCCCAAAGGCGAGCGCAGCCTTGAGCCGCCGCTGCTTGCAACTTCTTCTCCGAGAGAAGGCTGGAGTGAAGCCGAGCGATCTCTACGAGGAGATCAGCGAGGTTCTGGCAAGCAAGACCCTGCCTACACATCTCGCTGAGGCAATCGACGCCATTCGGCAGATCGGCAAGTTCGCTGCCCACCCGAACAAGAGCAAGCATACGGGCGAGATCCTCGACGTGGAGCCCGGTGAGGCCGAGTGGTCGCTCGACGTCCTTGAGTCGCTCTTCGACTTCTATTTCGTGGAGCCCGCAAGGCTGGCCGCGAAGAAGGACGCGCTCAACAAGAAGCTCGGAGAAGCCGGGCAGAAGCCGATGAAGTAG
- a CDS encoding site-specific integrase: MMTDWYQRSINALQLNGKGERTQEAYTRAVRMLSTFYSTTPDEITEPELEAYFLRRRNVDHWSPNTMRICYCGIRFFFVHVLQRNWHLFDILRAKSEARLPAILSCEEVRAILRCVRTPRNHAFLSTVYACGLRLQEAQYLEVSDIDSQRLMIHVHRGKGAVASVPGAPGI; this comes from the coding sequence ATGATGACCGACTGGTACCAGCGCTCCATCAACGCCCTGCAGCTCAACGGCAAAGGCGAACGCACGCAGGAAGCCTACACCCGCGCGGTACGGATGCTGAGCACCTTCTACAGCACGACTCCCGACGAGATCACGGAGCCCGAACTCGAAGCGTACTTCCTGCGCCGGCGCAACGTCGACCACTGGTCGCCGAACACGATGCGCATCTGCTACTGCGGCATTCGGTTCTTCTTCGTGCACGTGCTGCAGCGGAACTGGCATCTCTTCGACATCCTGCGCGCCAAGAGCGAGGCGCGCCTGCCGGCGATCCTGAGCTGCGAGGAGGTGCGGGCGATCCTGCGGTGCGTGCGGACGCCCCGTAACCACGCCTTCCTGAGCACGGTCTACGCGTGCGGCCTGCGCCTGCAGGAAGCGCAGTATCTGGAGGTCTCCGACATCGACAGCCAGCGCCTGATGATCCACGTGCATCGGGGCAAGGGCGCTGTGGCATCGGTTCCTGGGGCGCCCGGTATCTGA